In Desulfobulbaceae bacterium, a genomic segment contains:
- a CDS encoding addiction module protein, with protein MSIEEILFEAQILPNESKAVLAEKLVASIEEKIDPQVTKIHLVEVKKRRDEIRSGK; from the coding sequence ATGTCAATCGAAGAAATATTATTTGAAGCCCAAATACTCCCTAATGAGTCGAAAGCGGTTCTTGCAGAAAAACTTGTTGCGAGTATTGAAGAAAAGATTGATCCACAAGTTACAAAAATTCACTTAGTGGAAGTAAAAAAACGGAGAGATGAGATTCGTTCTGGAAAAA